One Deinococcus sp. LM3 DNA segment encodes these proteins:
- a CDS encoding mannose-1-phosphate guanylyltransferase — MTFYPVILAGGSGERFWPLSRKSKPKQFLTLESSGRSLLQTTAERLTAGLPGGLERLMVVTANEHRSHVLEHLPELPLENLLVEPVPRDTAAAILYGALTVHRDDPDAVMGVFPADHRVDDPAAFAATLERAVAYAQANDVLVTLGMQPQYPATGYGYIEKGEQDAQTGVYRVQRFAEKPDAPTAQAFLDTGNYLWNSGMFIWKVSTILAAFEELVPDLYGPMAEAAKVRGGLRQVYPDLPKISVDYAILERARNVAVIPASFGWDDLGDWNALERLLKGDGSNVAVGRHVSLDTGGAIMYTTGGDDLIATIGLEDVVVVRAGDVTLVVRKDRTQDIKKVVQQLKANPDLARFA; from the coding sequence ATGACTTTCTACCCGGTGATCCTGGCAGGTGGGAGCGGTGAGCGCTTCTGGCCGCTGTCTCGCAAGAGCAAGCCCAAGCAGTTCCTGACCCTGGAATCCAGCGGCCGCAGCCTGCTGCAGACCACCGCCGAGCGCCTCACGGCCGGACTGCCCGGCGGCCTGGAACGCCTGATGGTCGTCACCGCCAACGAGCACCGCTCGCACGTGCTCGAGCACCTGCCCGAGTTGCCGCTGGAGAACCTGCTGGTCGAGCCCGTGCCGCGCGACACGGCCGCCGCGATCCTGTACGGCGCGCTCACCGTGCACCGCGACGACCCGGACGCCGTGATGGGTGTGTTCCCCGCCGATCACCGCGTGGACGACCCGGCCGCCTTCGCCGCGACCCTGGAACGCGCCGTGGCGTACGCGCAGGCCAACGACGTGCTCGTCACGCTGGGCATGCAGCCCCAGTACCCCGCCACCGGCTACGGGTACATCGAGAAGGGTGAACAGGACGCGCAGACCGGCGTGTACCGCGTGCAGCGCTTTGCGGAGAAACCCGACGCGCCGACCGCGCAGGCCTTCCTGGACACCGGCAACTACCTGTGGAACTCCGGGATGTTCATCTGGAAGGTCAGCACCATCCTCGCCGCCTTCGAGGAACTCGTGCCGGACCTGTATGGCCCCATGGCCGAGGCCGCGAAGGTGCGCGGCGGGCTGCGGCAGGTGTACCCGGACCTGCCCAAGATCAGCGTGGACTACGCCATCCTGGAACGCGCCCGGAACGTCGCCGTGATTCCCGCCAGTTTCGGCTGGGATGACCTGGGTGACTGGAACGCCCTGGAACGGCTGCTCAAGGGGGACGGCTCGAACGTCGCCGTGGGCCGCCACGTCAGCCTCGATACCGGCGGCGCGATCATGTACACCACCGGCGGGGACGACCTGATCGCCACCATCGGCCTCGAGGACGTGGTCGTCGTGCGCGCCGGGGACGTGACCCTGGTCGTCCGCAAGGACCGCACGCAGGACATCAAGAAGGTCGTGCAGCAACTCAAGGCCAACCCGGACCTCGCGCGCTTCGCCTGA
- a CDS encoding PAS domain-containing protein: MTNNPARRRRPDRRAGPLLASTLIEAMPQPVILTDRLGRARQVNGRWLTLSGQQRADATGPGWLAIQAPEDGPRAAHAWQRARQDGQPFSATYALPAADLTVQWHHEPLREGGAVTGWLCTGRVCTGEPVPDAPARREAASREATLERLALNLQGLRDALTHLPVGALIVDAQTHRVMFVNPQAQRLLGVILAPGMTLAGLSDVRVGAGGSPLSVDRLPLRRALGGQHAGPEELDLQRPDGSRAQLRLRASPVPGAQGPASAAVMTLEEVVAPGAGADGPLSSDLRRAQEAVTLHGEPVTPGRFLILMGELHGQLGFPSLEGRLIALLLLRAQPVSLGEAASVLNVSKVAVSKVSAVMQGRGDLQVIRSFSSREHLLALTDHNYVHDLSVRRVASWAISILCESLLATNHLDAAITRQIRTHLETHTRVAVALERVLSPIEKRQASVLATHLRENWNAVPPPAGRNEADTD; the protein is encoded by the coding sequence ATGACCAACAACCCCGCACGCCGGCGAAGACCGGACCGCAGAGCAGGGCCTCTCCTGGCGTCCACGCTAATCGAGGCCATGCCGCAGCCTGTCATTCTCACGGACCGGCTGGGCCGCGCGCGGCAGGTCAACGGGCGCTGGCTGACCCTCAGCGGTCAGCAGCGCGCCGATGCCACCGGCCCCGGCTGGCTGGCCATTCAGGCTCCGGAAGACGGCCCGCGCGCCGCACACGCCTGGCAGCGGGCGCGGCAGGACGGTCAGCCGTTCAGCGCCACCTACGCCCTGCCCGCCGCTGACCTGACAGTCCAGTGGCACCATGAGCCGCTGCGGGAAGGGGGCGCCGTCACCGGCTGGCTGTGCACCGGCCGGGTGTGCACCGGCGAGCCCGTCCCGGACGCACCGGCCCGGCGGGAGGCCGCCAGTCGGGAAGCGACGCTGGAGCGGCTGGCCCTGAACCTGCAGGGACTCCGTGACGCGCTGACGCACCTGCCCGTCGGCGCACTGATCGTCGATGCCCAGACCCACCGGGTCATGTTCGTGAATCCGCAGGCGCAGCGGCTGCTGGGCGTGATCCTGGCCCCCGGCATGACCCTGGCAGGCCTGTCGGACGTCCGAGTCGGGGCCGGGGGAAGCCCGCTCAGCGTGGACCGCCTGCCGCTTCGCCGCGCCCTGGGCGGGCAGCACGCCGGCCCCGAGGAACTGGACCTGCAACGCCCGGACGGCAGCCGCGCGCAGCTGCGCCTGCGGGCTTCGCCGGTTCCTGGCGCGCAAGGACCGGCCAGCGCCGCCGTCATGACCCTCGAAGAGGTCGTCGCGCCCGGCGCCGGTGCGGACGGGCCGCTGAGCAGCGACCTGCGGCGCGCCCAGGAAGCCGTGACGCTGCACGGCGAACCGGTCACACCGGGACGGTTCCTGATCCTGATGGGCGAACTGCACGGGCAGCTGGGCTTCCCGTCGCTGGAGGGCCGCCTGATCGCGCTGCTACTGCTGCGTGCCCAGCCCGTCTCCCTGGGCGAGGCGGCCAGCGTCCTGAACGTCAGCAAGGTCGCCGTCTCCAAGGTCAGCGCGGTCATGCAGGGACGCGGGGACCTGCAGGTCATCCGGTCGTTCTCCAGCCGTGAGCACCTGCTGGCCCTGACCGACCACAATTACGTGCATGACCTGAGTGTGCGCCGGGTCGCGAGCTGGGCCATCTCCATCCTGTGCGAGTCCCTGCTGGCCACCAACCACCTGGACGCCGCCATCACCCGTCAGATCCGCACGCACCTGGAAACCCACACGCGCGTCGCCGTGGCCCTCGAACGCGTCCTGTCCCCCATCGAGAAACGGCAGGCCAGTGTCCTGGCCACCCACCTGCGCGAAAACTGGAACGCGGTGCCCCCACCCGCCGGCCGGAACGAGGCGGACACCGACTGA
- a CDS encoding phosphohexose mutase, whose protein sequence is MKLTFGTDGWRGVIADEFTFANVGRVARAHAQALLDAGGRSAVVAHDTRFLGGAFARSAGETLQAAGLDVTVLKGATPTPALSYAVRAGGHAGGVMITASHNPGQYQGYKLKGSYGGSATPALVAEVEARLDGPATPRAAGGLNEADVRSEYLGALATLVDTGVIRRAGLPVYHDAMHGAAGGWIEAFTREYLGVPFHGMRATPDPLFGGVNPEPITQNLQATMQAMRDVSGPAFAMVTDGDADRIGAVLSGGRFFNSHQIFAVLLHHLASQGKRGIVVRTVSTSGIIERLAQHHRLRVLQTPVGFKYITEAFLHGEAHPEDAVLIGGEESGGIGVQGHVPERDGLLNGLLLQEAVAATGLGLDEQFAQIEALVDFRHHYDRVDLHLPRPIDRAALMDDVAGLGALGGHAVQEVVTMDGVKLVFSGGYGMVRASGTEPVVRLYVEAPSDAEVQGILTELRERTLRHLPG, encoded by the coding sequence ATGAAGCTCACTTTCGGCACTGACGGCTGGCGCGGCGTGATCGCCGACGAGTTCACCTTCGCCAACGTGGGGCGCGTGGCCCGCGCGCACGCGCAGGCGCTGCTGGACGCCGGGGGCCGTTCGGCGGTCGTGGCGCACGACACCCGCTTCCTGGGGGGCGCGTTCGCCCGCTCGGCCGGTGAGACCTTGCAGGCGGCGGGCCTGGACGTGACGGTCCTGAAGGGCGCCACGCCCACGCCCGCGCTGTCGTACGCGGTGCGGGCCGGGGGGCACGCGGGCGGCGTGATGATCACGGCCAGCCACAACCCCGGGCAGTACCAGGGGTACAAACTCAAGGGTTCGTACGGCGGGAGTGCCACGCCCGCACTGGTCGCCGAGGTCGAGGCTCGGCTGGACGGCCCGGCCACGCCCCGCGCCGCCGGAGGGCTGAACGAGGCGGACGTGCGCAGCGAGTACCTGGGCGCACTGGCAACACTGGTGGACACCGGCGTGATCCGCCGGGCGGGCCTGCCGGTGTACCACGACGCCATGCACGGCGCGGCCGGAGGCTGGATCGAGGCGTTCACGCGCGAGTACCTGGGCGTGCCGTTCCACGGAATGCGGGCCACGCCGGACCCGCTGTTCGGGGGCGTGAACCCGGAGCCGATCACGCAGAACCTGCAGGCCACCATGCAGGCCATGCGGGACGTCAGCGGCCCGGCGTTCGCGATGGTCACGGACGGCGACGCCGACCGCATCGGGGCGGTGCTGTCGGGCGGGCGGTTCTTCAACAGTCACCAGATCTTCGCGGTGCTGCTGCATCACCTCGCGTCGCAGGGCAAAAGGGGAATCGTGGTGCGGACCGTGTCGACCAGCGGCATCATCGAGCGGCTCGCGCAGCATCACAGGCTGCGGGTCCTGCAGACGCCGGTGGGCTTCAAGTACATCACCGAGGCGTTCCTGCATGGCGAGGCGCACCCGGAGGACGCCGTGCTGATCGGCGGTGAGGAGTCCGGCGGGATCGGCGTGCAGGGGCATGTGCCCGAGCGCGACGGGCTGCTGAACGGCCTGCTGCTTCAGGAAGCGGTCGCGGCGACCGGGCTGGGCCTGGACGAGCAGTTCGCGCAGATCGAGGCGCTGGTGGACTTCCGGCACCACTACGACCGGGTGGACCTGCACCTGCCGCGCCCCATCGACCGGGCGGCCCTGATGGACGACGTGGCGGGCCTGGGCGCGCTGGGCGGTCACGCCGTGCAGGAGGTCGTCACGATGGACGGCGTGAAACTGGTGTTCAGCGGCGGGTACGGCATGGTCCGGGCGTCCGGGACCGAGCCGGTCGTGCGCCTGTACGTGGAAGCCCCCAGCGACGCCGAGGTGCAGGGCATCCTGACTGAACTGCGCGAGCGCACGCTGCGGCACCTGCCGGGCTGA
- a CDS encoding MDR family MFS transporter produces MTHAQQAPEGRIDYAETLDFPTKRLILIGTLLGLFLSALDQTIVSTALPRITQELDGLSLYSWVTTAYLLASTAMVPIYGKLSDIYGRKPVLMFGIVVFLIGSALCGMAGEPFLNNVFGSGMMQLVVFRALQGLGAAALTSVAFAIIADIFAPAERGKYQGLFGAVFGLSSVIGPLLGGFLTDNISWRWVFYVNLPIGLVALAFIFTKMPRLASGLKPKIDYLGALLIIVFSVPLLLALTFGADGTYAWTSPVVLGMFALSAAALGLFLFVESRHESPILPLSLFKNPTFAWGVLARFFIGAAFLGAILFLSLYLVNVQGVSATAAGTATIPLTMGLIAGAIGSGQLASRLGYYKTMIIIGLLLMMGGFGLLSTLNADTPYLRVVLYMVVLGLGLGPALPLYNLAIQNAVKPWEIGVATSSGQFFQQFGSVIGTAVFGAILTATLPGQIDRQLEPVRADAPPALRAQLESMSSSAPQGGGEGSPSVAFDAAAAKQSAGQAIEEGFSGLRAAVTDAVNTGNVAAVQAVGASPQVPAALGEQLRAITAPAIATPQGREAVIAGVTQGLDTAQAEAVKQSDTTLDRVGRAFKEAFATTVSRIYLVSILVAFLALLASLPMPNLRLPRKGEGKGEPGGLASLEG; encoded by the coding sequence ATGACCCACGCCCAGCAGGCCCCCGAGGGCCGCATCGACTACGCCGAGACGCTGGACTTCCCGACCAAGCGCCTGATCCTGATCGGGACGCTGCTCGGCCTGTTCCTGAGCGCGCTGGACCAGACCATCGTCTCGACCGCCCTGCCGCGCATCACGCAGGAACTCGACGGCCTGTCCCTGTACTCCTGGGTGACGACCGCGTACCTGCTCGCCAGCACCGCCATGGTGCCCATCTACGGCAAACTCTCGGACATCTACGGCCGCAAGCCGGTGCTGATGTTCGGGATCGTGGTGTTCCTGATCGGCAGCGCCCTGTGTGGCATGGCGGGCGAACCCTTCCTGAACAACGTGTTCGGCAGTGGCATGATGCAGCTCGTGGTGTTCCGCGCCCTGCAGGGCCTCGGCGCGGCCGCCCTGACCAGCGTGGCGTTCGCGATCATCGCGGACATCTTCGCGCCCGCCGAGCGCGGCAAGTACCAGGGTCTGTTCGGCGCGGTGTTCGGACTGAGCAGCGTGATCGGGCCGCTGCTGGGCGGCTTCCTGACCGACAACATCTCGTGGCGGTGGGTGTTCTACGTGAACCTGCCCATCGGCCTGGTGGCGCTGGCGTTCATCTTCACGAAGATGCCGCGCCTCGCCAGCGGCCTGAAACCCAAGATCGACTACCTGGGCGCGCTGCTGATCATCGTGTTCAGCGTGCCGCTGCTGCTGGCCCTGACCTTCGGCGCGGACGGCACGTACGCCTGGACCAGCCCGGTCGTGCTGGGCATGTTCGCCCTGAGCGCCGCCGCGCTGGGCCTGTTCCTGTTCGTCGAGTCCCGTCACGAGAGCCCCATCCTGCCCCTGAGCCTGTTCAAGAACCCGACCTTCGCGTGGGGCGTCCTGGCGCGCTTCTTCATCGGCGCGGCGTTCCTGGGCGCCATCCTGTTCCTGAGCCTGTACCTCGTGAACGTGCAGGGCGTGTCCGCCACGGCCGCCGGGACCGCCACGATCCCCCTGACCATGGGCCTGATCGCCGGCGCGATCGGCAGCGGGCAACTGGCCTCGCGCCTCGGGTACTACAAGACCATGATCATCATCGGCCTGCTGCTCATGATGGGCGGCTTCGGGCTGCTCAGCACCCTGAACGCCGACACGCCGTACCTGCGCGTGGTGCTGTACATGGTCGTGCTGGGCCTGGGCCTGGGGCCGGCGCTGCCGCTGTACAACCTCGCCATCCAGAACGCCGTGAAACCCTGGGAGATCGGCGTGGCCACCAGCAGCGGGCAGTTCTTCCAGCAGTTCGGCAGCGTCATCGGGACCGCCGTGTTCGGTGCGATCCTGACTGCCACGCTGCCCGGCCAGATCGACCGTCAACTGGAACCCGTCCGGGCCGACGCGCCCCCCGCCCTGCGCGCGCAGCTCGAATCGATGAGCAGCAGCGCACCGCAGGGCGGCGGTGAGGGCAGCCCCAGCGTGGCCTTCGACGCGGCCGCCGCCAAGCAGAGCGCCGGGCAGGCCATTGAGGAAGGCTTCAGCGGCCTGCGCGCGGCCGTGACGGACGCCGTGAACACCGGCAACGTCGCGGCGGTCCAGGCGGTCGGAGCCAGCCCGCAGGTCCCGGCGGCGCTGGGCGAGCAGCTGCGCGCGATCACGGCGCCGGCCATCGCCACGCCGCAGGGCCGCGAGGCGGTCATCGCGGGCGTCACGCAGGGCCTCGACACCGCGCAGGCCGAAGCGGTGAAGCAGTCCGACACCACCCTGGACCGCGTGGGCCGCGCGTTCAAGGAGGCGTTCGCCACGACCGTCAGCCGCATCTACCTCGTGAGCATCCTCGTGGCGTTCCTGGCGCTGCTGGCCTCACTGCCCATGCCGAACCTGCGCCTGCCCCGCAAGGGCGAGGGCAAGGGAGAACCCGGCGGTCTCGCCTCCCTGGAAGGCTGA
- a CDS encoding helicase-associated domain-containing protein gives MSGPTDQGAFTKANAKVALDAVAALEERKAQDFDDSISRLPRPYQQRIAARYSGEKIGSGARAAEVIGQVRSSPEALRKLVASLSVMERAALNEVARQGGFMDGWDLHVFLRLRDLRGDPRVFGSPKGRVGDFSVSEFTGAAALWELLTGGLLLPEALPNVWMQSYYSQFEPLGRLPSRVLLDPRLRPLLPPEPAPPITAPPTEVPAAPGQTDLTPLRLLEVLRGVRLHPLAVTKTGTISRASLKNLARSVTAVDDLEGWVIAGLNLGLLIREGDRVTVTAQAERHLTTLDPARLRAVLSGPSGHVHPEDARVSFNSVTVVRRLLGAVLRALPHATTQAEVIRLTRLVTPPELLGSRPGQSARPDALDRWAAVALRGQLSAAGLVHVSGEGPDSAVTPAHLMTPPAPSGPAWILQPNFDLLVYPANLTPQQWPLLAAAEAVRFDGQTASYRLTRQSVYAALESGLSLPDLLAGLQAGSATPLAPGVQRSLEDWAARRDRLTLHRAVSLLEYPTPAERGAALKKLGGTPVGERFLLPAGTDFKLPSGTPVLLADGSPTQTFSFNPDGSFRAEGSVDLHARGLLRGRVATRPDGRLELRPTAPGALPASFLPDLEARVKGRLPGALRLQLGVWSGQTPPPSLASVALLSHPQAAALAAHPRLKGLIGPVIGPNLFTVDAANVDAVRRALDTLGLSPTTDLTVPENRSAELTIMDDTRQKRAFLERAIEAGQRVLVQYNVEKYVGWSGQPSAGRSVLEELEPLSIERGSGNTPYLNARLVGEPGKGRGAQTSRERHIRIQYVTGMALR, from the coding sequence GTGAGTGGCCCCACCGACCAGGGGGCGTTCACGAAAGCCAACGCGAAGGTCGCGCTGGACGCCGTGGCGGCCCTGGAGGAACGCAAGGCCCAGGACTTCGACGATTCCATCAGCCGCCTGCCTCGCCCGTACCAGCAGAGAATCGCGGCCCGGTACAGCGGCGAGAAGATCGGCAGTGGCGCCCGCGCGGCCGAGGTGATCGGTCAGGTGCGCAGCAGCCCGGAGGCGCTGCGGAAACTGGTGGCGAGCCTGAGCGTCATGGAACGCGCGGCGCTGAACGAGGTGGCCCGGCAGGGCGGATTCATGGACGGCTGGGACCTGCACGTCTTCCTGCGACTGCGGGACCTGCGCGGCGACCCGCGCGTGTTCGGCAGTCCGAAGGGCAGGGTCGGGGACTTCTCGGTGTCGGAATTCACCGGGGCCGCCGCCCTGTGGGAACTGCTGACGGGCGGTCTGCTGCTGCCCGAGGCACTCCCGAACGTCTGGATGCAGTCGTACTACAGCCAGTTCGAACCGCTGGGACGACTGCCCAGCCGGGTCCTGCTCGACCCGCGCCTGAGGCCCCTGCTGCCGCCGGAACCTGCCCCGCCCATCACGGCCCCCCCGACCGAGGTGCCGGCCGCGCCCGGCCAGACGGACCTGACGCCCCTGCGGCTGCTGGAGGTGCTGCGCGGCGTGCGCCTGCACCCGCTGGCCGTCACGAAGACCGGCACGATCAGCCGCGCGTCCCTGAAGAACCTCGCCAGGAGCGTCACGGCCGTGGACGACCTGGAAGGCTGGGTGATCGCGGGCCTGAACCTGGGCCTGCTGATCCGCGAGGGCGACCGCGTGACGGTCACCGCGCAGGCCGAGCGGCACCTGACGACCCTCGACCCGGCGCGGCTGCGCGCCGTCCTGAGCGGCCCGAGCGGGCACGTCCATCCGGAGGACGCCCGCGTGTCCTTCAACTCGGTCACGGTCGTGCGGCGACTGCTGGGCGCCGTGCTGCGCGCCCTGCCCCACGCGACCACGCAGGCCGAGGTGATCCGCCTGACCCGGCTGGTCACGCCGCCGGAACTGCTGGGGTCCCGGCCCGGCCAGTCAGCCCGGCCCGACGCGCTGGACCGGTGGGCGGCCGTGGCACTGCGCGGGCAGCTGAGCGCGGCCGGACTGGTGCACGTCAGCGGCGAGGGACCGGACTCGGCCGTCACGCCCGCGCACCTGATGACCCCGCCCGCTCCGTCCGGCCCGGCCTGGATCCTGCAACCGAACTTCGACCTGCTGGTGTACCCCGCCAACCTCACGCCGCAGCAGTGGCCCCTGCTGGCCGCCGCCGAGGCCGTGCGTTTCGACGGTCAGACCGCCTCGTACCGCCTGACCCGCCAGAGCGTGTACGCCGCGCTGGAAAGCGGCCTGAGCCTACCGGACCTGCTGGCCGGGTTGCAGGCCGGGTCCGCCACGCCCCTGGCGCCGGGCGTGCAGCGCAGCCTGGAGGACTGGGCGGCGCGCCGCGACCGCCTGACCCTGCACCGCGCCGTCAGCCTGCTGGAGTACCCCACGCCCGCCGAACGCGGCGCCGCCCTGAAGAAACTCGGCGGCACGCCGGTCGGCGAGCGCTTCCTGCTGCCCGCCGGCACCGACTTCAAACTCCCGTCCGGCACGCCGGTCCTGCTGGCCGACGGGTCGCCCACCCAGACCTTCTCGTTCAACCCGGACGGCTCCTTCCGCGCCGAGGGCAGCGTGGACCTGCACGCCCGCGGACTGCTGCGCGGCCGCGTGGCCACCCGCCCGGACGGCCGCCTGGAACTGCGGCCCACCGCGCCCGGCGCTCTGCCCGCGTCGTTCCTGCCGGACCTGGAGGCGCGCGTCAAGGGTCGCCTGCCGGGCGCGCTGCGGCTGCAACTGGGCGTCTGGAGCGGCCAGACGCCCCCGCCGTCCCTGGCGAGCGTGGCGCTGCTGTCTCATCCGCAGGCCGCCGCGCTGGCCGCGCACCCGCGCCTGAAAGGCCTGATCGGCCCGGTGATCGGCCCGAACCTGTTCACGGTGGACGCCGCGAACGTGGACGCCGTGCGCCGCGCCCTGGACACCCTGGGCCTGAGTCCCACCACCGACCTGACCGTCCCGGAGAACCGCTCGGCGGAACTGACCATCATGGACGACACCCGCCAGAAACGCGCCTTCCTGGAACGCGCCATCGAGGCCGGGCAACGCGTGCTGGTGCAGTACAACGTCGAGAAGTACGTCGGCTGGTCGGGGCAGCCCAGCGCCGGGCGCAGCGTCCTGGAGGAACTCGAACCCCTCAGCATCGAGCGCGGCAGCGGGAACACACCGTACCTGAACGCCCGTCTGGTCGGCGAGCCCGGCAAGGGCCGGGGCGCGCAGACCTCCAGGGAGCGGCACATCCGCATCCAGTACGTGACCGGCATGGCGCTGCGCTGA
- a CDS encoding DNA repair helicase XPB — translation MPTDPMNPLIVQADRSVFLEAFNPRADEARAAIAPFAELVSSPEHLHTYRVTPLSLWNAASTGMTADAMLGALEGHAKFPLPGNVVTDIRELVGRWGRLTLDRFDEALILSAAPGDGPLLSELARHKAVGPLLRERMSDVVYTVDAGARGELKRALMDAGWPVDDHAGYAPGAPFAVTLAPDLTVRDYQREAAQAFYQSGSDTGGSGVVVLAPGAGKTVVGMVAMSLVGQRTLVLTTNRTSVNQWQRELLAKTDLTPDDVQEYAPGRPAGRELAPVTLCTYQMLTHRRPGAPAGEEHPHMSLIGAAEWGLIIYDEVHLLPAPVFRLTAGVQARRRLGLTATLVREDGREGDVFALIGPKRYDQPWKTLEAQGWIAAATCAEVRLRLPADERPAYAAAPDRQKHGLAAVNPAKRAALRAVLARHPDAPTLVIGAYLDQLDLMAADLEAPLITGKTPQRERERLFQAFREGRLRVLLLSKVGNFALDLPDAEVLVQVSGAFGSRQEEAQRLGRLLRPKADGRGAHFYSLVTRETVEEDYAHHRQLFLAEQGYTYDIIDESEL, via the coding sequence ATGCCGACCGATCCCATGAACCCGCTGATCGTGCAGGCGGACCGCAGCGTCTTCCTGGAGGCGTTCAACCCGCGCGCCGACGAGGCCCGCGCGGCCATTGCGCCGTTCGCGGAACTCGTGAGCAGCCCCGAGCACCTGCACACGTACCGCGTGACGCCGCTGTCGCTGTGGAACGCCGCCAGCACCGGCATGACCGCCGACGCCATGCTGGGCGCGCTGGAAGGACACGCGAAATTCCCGCTGCCGGGGAACGTCGTGACCGACATCCGCGAACTGGTGGGCCGCTGGGGCCGCCTGACCCTGGACCGCTTCGACGAGGCGCTGATCCTGTCCGCCGCGCCCGGCGACGGCCCGCTGCTGAGCGAACTGGCCCGCCACAAGGCCGTGGGACCGCTGCTGCGCGAACGCATGAGCGACGTGGTGTACACCGTGGACGCCGGAGCGCGCGGGGAACTCAAACGCGCCCTGATGGACGCCGGCTGGCCCGTCGACGACCACGCCGGGTACGCGCCGGGCGCGCCGTTCGCCGTGACCCTCGCGCCGGACCTGACCGTGCGCGACTACCAGCGCGAGGCGGCGCAGGCGTTCTACCAGAGCGGCAGCGACACCGGCGGGTCCGGCGTGGTCGTCCTCGCGCCCGGCGCCGGCAAGACCGTGGTCGGCATGGTCGCCATGAGCCTCGTGGGGCAGCGGACGCTGGTGCTGACCACCAACCGCACCAGCGTTAACCAGTGGCAACGCGAACTGCTCGCCAAGACGGACCTGACCCCCGACGACGTGCAGGAGTACGCGCCGGGCCGTCCCGCCGGGCGGGAACTGGCGCCCGTGACGCTGTGCACGTACCAGATGCTCACGCACCGCCGCCCCGGCGCGCCCGCCGGGGAGGAGCATCCGCACATGAGCCTGATCGGCGCGGCCGAGTGGGGCCTGATCATCTACGACGAGGTGCACCTGTTGCCCGCCCCGGTGTTCCGCCTGACGGCCGGCGTGCAGGCCCGCCGCCGCCTGGGCCTGACCGCCACCCTGGTCCGCGAGGACGGCCGCGAGGGCGACGTGTTCGCCCTGATCGGCCCGAAACGCTACGACCAGCCCTGGAAAACCCTCGAAGCGCAGGGCTGGATCGCGGCCGCCACCTGCGCCGAGGTGCGCCTGCGTCTCCCGGCCGACGAGCGGCCCGCGTACGCCGCCGCGCCCGACCGGCAGAAGCACGGGCTGGCCGCCGTGAACCCCGCCAAGCGCGCCGCGCTGCGCGCCGTCCTGGCCCGCCACCCGGACGCCCCGACCCTGGTGATCGGCGCGTACCTGGACCAGCTGGACCTGATGGCCGCCGACCTGGAGGCGCCGCTGATCACCGGGAAGACCCCGCAGCGCGAACGCGAACGGCTGTTCCAGGCGTTCCGCGAGGGGCGGCTGCGGGTGCTGCTGCTCTCCAAGGTCGGGAACTTCGCGCTGGACCTCCCGGACGCCGAGGTGCTCGTGCAGGTGTCCGGCGCGTTCGGGTCCCGGCAGGAGGAAGCGCAGCGGCTCGGGCGACTGCTGCGCCCCAAGGCCGACGGACGCGGCGCGCACTTCTACTCGCTGGTCACCCGCGAGACCGTCGAGGAGGACTACGCGCACCACCGGCAGCTGTTCCTCGCGGAGCAGGGCTACACGTACGACATCATCGACGAGAGCGAACTGTAG
- a CDS encoding DMT family transporter, with the protein MTAPAATRVSRPLRGAALLAGALLLFACLDATVKHLTAEYPVPLVASVRYAVQLLLMTALLAPSRGRSMLVTQRPWLVAARSLTLVLLTLLMNSALQRLPLAEATALSFAAPLLVVLLAQPLLREQVGWLRGAGVLVGFVGVLLIARPGGNLDPLGVTLALLAAGSNAAYQLLSRLLSGTERPVNLLYSSALIGTLCFGLMLPWFLSGPPLTPLRAALFLSLGVTGGGGTCCSRWRSARRPPRSWRPSRTCNSCGRRCWAC; encoded by the coding sequence GTGACCGCGCCGGCCGCCACGCGCGTCTCCCGGCCCCTGCGCGGCGCGGCGCTGCTGGCGGGCGCGCTGCTGCTGTTCGCGTGCCTGGACGCCACCGTCAAGCACCTGACCGCCGAGTACCCGGTTCCGCTGGTCGCCAGCGTCCGCTACGCGGTGCAACTGCTGCTGATGACGGCCCTGCTCGCACCCTCGCGCGGGCGGTCCATGCTGGTCACGCAGCGGCCCTGGCTGGTCGCGGCGCGCTCGCTGACGCTGGTGCTACTCACCCTGCTGATGAACTCGGCGCTGCAACGCCTGCCGCTGGCCGAGGCGACGGCCCTGTCGTTCGCGGCGCCGCTGCTGGTCGTGCTGCTGGCCCAGCCGCTGCTGCGCGAACAGGTCGGGTGGCTGCGCGGCGCGGGCGTTCTGGTGGGCTTCGTGGGCGTGCTGCTGATCGCCCGGCCCGGCGGGAACCTCGACCCGCTGGGCGTGACCCTGGCGCTGCTGGCCGCCGGATCGAACGCCGCGTACCAGCTGCTCTCGCGGCTGCTGAGCGGCACGGAACGCCCGGTGAACCTGCTGTACTCCAGCGCCCTGATCGGCACGCTGTGTTTCGGGCTGATGCTGCCGTGGTTCCTGAGCGGCCCGCCGCTGACGCCGCTGCGCGCCGCGCTGTTCCTGAGCCTGGGCGTCACGGGTGGCGGGGGCACCTGCTGTTCACGCTGGCGTTCCGCGAGGCGCCCGCCTCGTTCCTGGCGCCCATCTCGTACCTGCAACTCGTGTGGGCGGCGCTGCTGGGCCTGCTGA